The proteins below are encoded in one region of Serratia symbiotica:
- a CDS encoding DNA polymerase II, which produces MSLQQGFLLTRHWRDTPIGTEVEFWLATDAGPQQLRLPPQTSVAFIPAEQRQRAERLLCEEYQLELKPLLLTDFHRRPMLGLYCHQHRQLIKLEKRLKEGGVSVYEADIRPPERYLMERFITAPVWFSGQINGSGPLLNGQMKPAPAYRPALKLVSLDIETTAYGELYSIALEGCGQRQVYMLGPANGSDAALDFCLEYCVSRRQILERLNQWLEQHDPDAIIGWNLVQFDLRVLQKHAERYQIPLRLGRGGSLLEWREHGFKQNHFFASAAGRLIIDGIEALKSATWHFPSFSLEHVSQTLLGEGKLIDNPYQRMAEIDRRFAEDKPALARYNLKDCELVTRIFAKTDLLNFLLERATVTGLAADRSGGSVAAFSHLYMPRMHRLGFVAPNLGEQPEEHSPGGFVMEPQPGLYDSVLVLDYKSLYPSIIRTFLIDPVGLVEGMRHPDDADSVPGFRQARFSRSKHCLPAIVEQIWQGREAAKRQHNKALSQALKIIMNALYGVLGSSGCRFFDPRLASSITLRGHEIMRQTRALIEAEGYQVIYGDTDSTFVWLKQPHDQQQAAQIGQSLVQQVNQWWQQHLQQQFGLENALELEFETHYSRFLMPTIRGAEQGSKKRYAGLVIRADGSEEVVYKGLETVRTDWTPLAQQFQQQLYQRIFKRQPYQDYVRDYVSKTLNGEFDDRLIYRKRLRRKLDEYQRNVPPHARAARIADDYNRQQGRPLQYQNGGWINYVMTVAGPEPLEARHSAIDYPHYLERQLQPVADAILPFLHDDFTTLVTGQMGLF; this is translated from the coding sequence ATGTCACTGCAACAGGGCTTTTTGCTCACCCGCCACTGGCGAGATACGCCCATCGGCACCGAAGTGGAGTTCTGGCTGGCGACTGACGCAGGGCCACAGCAACTGCGACTGCCGCCGCAGACTTCCGTGGCCTTCATTCCGGCGGAACAGCGCCAGCGCGCTGAGCGGCTTTTATGCGAGGAATACCAACTGGAACTGAAGCCGCTATTATTGACGGATTTTCATCGCCGCCCGATGCTGGGGCTGTATTGCCATCAGCACCGTCAGTTGATCAAGCTGGAAAAGCGGCTAAAAGAGGGCGGCGTTTCAGTTTACGAAGCCGATATCCGGCCACCGGAGCGCTACTTGATGGAACGCTTCATCACCGCGCCGGTGTGGTTCAGTGGCCAAATCAATGGCAGCGGGCCACTGCTCAATGGCCAAATGAAACCCGCTCCCGCCTATCGCCCAGCGCTGAAGCTGGTCTCACTGGACATCGAAACTACCGCCTACGGCGAGCTTTACTCTATCGCACTGGAGGGCTGCGGTCAGCGGCAGGTTTATATGTTGGGGCCAGCCAACGGCAGCGATGCCGCGCTGGATTTCTGTCTGGAGTATTGCGTGAGCCGCCGACAAATCCTGGAGCGGTTAAACCAGTGGTTGGAACAGCATGATCCCGATGCGATTATCGGCTGGAATCTGGTGCAGTTCGATCTGCGGGTGCTACAGAAACACGCCGAACGATATCAGATCCCGTTACGGCTGGGGCGCGGTGGCAGCTTACTGGAGTGGCGCGAGCACGGCTTCAAACAGAATCACTTTTTCGCCTCCGCCGCTGGGCGGCTGATTATCGACGGTATCGAAGCGCTGAAGTCCGCCACCTGGCACTTCCCTTCTTTCAGCCTGGAACACGTCTCGCAGACATTACTGGGAGAAGGCAAATTGATCGATAACCCCTATCAACGCATGGCAGAGATCGACCGGCGCTTTGCCGAGGACAAACCGGCGCTGGCTCGCTACAACCTGAAGGACTGCGAACTGGTGACACGTATTTTCGCCAAGACCGACCTGCTCAACTTCCTGCTGGAACGCGCCACCGTCACCGGGCTGGCGGCCGATCGCAGCGGCGGGTCGGTGGCGGCGTTTAGCCACTTGTATATGCCGCGCATGCACCGGCTGGGTTTTGTAGCACCCAACCTCGGTGAACAGCCAGAAGAGCACAGCCCCGGCGGGTTCGTGATGGAGCCGCAGCCCGGCCTGTATGATTCGGTGCTGGTGCTTGATTACAAAAGCCTGTACCCGTCGATCATTCGTACTTTCTTGATCGATCCAGTCGGGCTGGTGGAAGGCATGCGCCATCCCGATGATGCCGATTCCGTACCCGGTTTTCGCCAGGCGCGCTTCTCACGCAGCAAACACTGCCTGCCCGCGATCGTCGAGCAGATCTGGCAGGGGCGCGAGGCGGCTAAACGCCAACACAACAAGGCATTATCTCAAGCGTTGAAGATCATCATGAATGCACTATACGGCGTGCTGGGATCGAGCGGTTGCCGCTTTTTCGATCCGCGCCTGGCTTCTTCCATCACCCTGCGTGGTCATGAAATCATGCGTCAGACGCGCGCATTGATCGAAGCCGAGGGCTATCAGGTGATTTATGGCGACACCGATTCCACTTTCGTCTGGCTGAAACAGCCGCACGATCAGCAGCAGGCGGCGCAGATCGGCCAGTCGCTGGTGCAGCAGGTTAATCAGTGGTGGCAACAGCATTTGCAGCAGCAGTTTGGGCTGGAGAACGCGCTGGAGCTGGAGTTTGAAACTCATTACTCGCGCTTTCTGATGCCGACCATTCGCGGGGCTGAACAGGGCAGTAAAAAACGCTACGCTGGTTTGGTCATCCGCGCCGATGGCAGTGAGGAGGTGGTGTATAAAGGATTGGAAACGGTACGCACCGACTGGACACCGCTGGCACAGCAATTCCAGCAGCAGCTCTATCAGCGCATCTTCAAACGGCAGCCTTATCAGGATTATGTGCGCGACTACGTCAGCAAAACGTTGAACGGCGAATTCGACGATCGGCTGATTTACCGCAAGCGGCTGCGCAGAAAGCTGGACGAATACCAGCGTAATGTGCCGCCGCACGCCCGTGCCGCACGTATCGCCGACGACTACAACCGCCAGCAGGGGCGGCCGTTACAGTATCAGAACGGCGGCTGGATCAATTATGTGATGACCGTTGCCGGGCCGGAACCACTGGAAGCGCGGCATTCGGCCATTGATTACCCCCACTATCTGGAGCGCCAACTGCAACCGGTGGCAGACGCTATACTGCCTTTTCTGCACGATGATTTCACTACGCTGGTCACCGGGCAGATGGGGTTGTTCTGA
- the fecE gene encoding Fe(3+) dicitrate ABC transporter ATP-binding protein FecE, producing the protein MPLILTGLSAGYTNKPVLQSLSLALPAGRITALLGPNGCGKSTLLRCCARLLTPQGGEVLLGNEDLASLSARQLGQRLALLPQQHLVPEGVSVQELVGYGRSPWLNLFGRMGTLDRQRVQAAMEQTQIAQLATQQVCKLSGGQRQRAFLAMALAQDTPLLLLDEPTTWLDINHQIELMALLRERQQQGRTVVAVLHDLNQASRYCDHLVLMSAGCVVASGTPEQVMTPALLQQVFAIKAEVHPDPVSGRPMCIVL; encoded by the coding sequence ATGCCACTGATCCTTACCGGGCTGAGTGCTGGATATACCAATAAGCCCGTTCTGCAATCTCTTTCCCTTGCCTTGCCCGCAGGGCGTATCACCGCTTTGCTTGGCCCTAACGGTTGCGGCAAATCAACACTGCTACGCTGCTGTGCCCGGCTGCTCACCCCGCAGGGTGGAGAGGTTCTGTTGGGGAACGAGGATCTGGCCTCTCTGTCAGCTCGCCAACTGGGTCAGCGTCTGGCGCTATTGCCACAGCAACATCTGGTTCCCGAAGGCGTGAGCGTGCAGGAACTGGTTGGCTATGGGCGTAGCCCGTGGCTAAATCTATTTGGCCGTATGGGAACCTTGGATCGCCAACGGGTGCAGGCGGCCATGGAACAGACGCAGATCGCTCAGTTGGCCACTCAGCAGGTGTGCAAGCTCTCCGGGGGGCAGCGTCAGCGGGCATTTCTTGCCATGGCGCTGGCGCAGGATACCCCGCTGCTACTGCTTGACGAGCCAACGACCTGGCTGGATATCAATCATCAAATCGAGCTGATGGCCCTGTTACGTGAGCGACAGCAGCAGGGCAGAACCGTGGTCGCAGTGTTGCACGATCTTAATCAGGCCAGCCGTTACTGTGACCATTTGGTTCTGATGTCCGCAGGCTGCGTGGTGGCCAGCGGTACGCCGGAACAGGTGATGACTCCTGCGCTGTTGCAACAGGTCTTTGCAATTAAGGCGGAGGTTCACCCGGACCCGGTTTCAGGACGCCCTATGTGCATCGTGTTATAG
- the fecD gene encoding Fe(3+) dicitrate ABC transporter permease subunit FecD, with protein sequence MKKPALTLAILLMLVALVLLLSVRYGSETLSFADLHRALQPADSHYFALVEYRLPRILLALLVGAALALSGVLVQGVIGNPLASPEILGVNHAAGLMSIGALMLFPGLSVMWLPLLAFIGALLAFALLRLAAGNSAPLRLALLGIALTALYASITDYLMLSHPLEINQALMWLTGSLWGRGWAFVYVALPWLLLLLPLSLLLCRPLDLLALGEEQATTLGINVRHAQQLILLLALALAAISVALCGPLSFIGLLAPHLTRRLVGGRHHWLIPGAMLIGALLLLLADLLARTLHPPLELPAGVLTAIIGAPYFFWLLMRTR encoded by the coding sequence GTGAAGAAACCCGCCTTGACGCTGGCTATCCTGTTGATGTTGGTAGCCCTCGTCCTGTTGCTGTCAGTGCGCTACGGCAGTGAGACCCTGAGCTTCGCCGACCTGCATCGGGCGTTACAGCCTGCCGACAGCCACTACTTTGCTTTAGTGGAGTACCGCCTGCCGCGCATCTTGTTGGCACTGCTGGTGGGGGCCGCGCTGGCGCTCTCTGGGGTGCTGGTGCAAGGGGTTATCGGCAATCCGCTCGCCTCGCCAGAGATCCTCGGCGTTAATCATGCCGCCGGGCTGATGTCGATCGGCGCGCTCATGCTGTTCCCTGGCCTGTCAGTAATGTGGCTGCCACTGCTGGCCTTTATTGGCGCACTGCTGGCCTTTGCTCTGTTGCGGCTGGCCGCAGGCAACAGCGCCCCCCTACGCCTGGCACTGCTGGGTATTGCCTTGACTGCGCTGTATGCCAGCATCACCGATTATTTGATGCTGTCACATCCGCTGGAGATCAATCAGGCATTAATGTGGCTCACCGGCAGCCTGTGGGGGCGTGGCTGGGCCTTTGTGTATGTCGCCCTCCCTTGGCTGTTGCTGCTGCTACCACTCAGTTTGCTGCTGTGCCGTCCGTTGGATCTGCTGGCGCTGGGAGAGGAGCAGGCTACTACCCTCGGGATTAACGTGCGACATGCTCAACAGCTTATCCTGCTGCTGGCGTTGGCACTGGCAGCTATCAGCGTAGCGCTCTGCGGCCCGCTAAGCTTTATTGGCCTGCTGGCACCGCACCTGACCCGTCGCCTGGTGGGAGGGCGTCATCACTGGCTTATCCCCGGAGCCATGCTGATCGGGGCATTGTTGCTACTGCTGGCCGATTTACTGGCGCGTACCCTGCACCCTCCGCTGGAATTGCCCGCTGGCGTCCTTACGGCGATCATAGGTGCCCCTTATTTTTTCTGGCTTTTAATGAGAACCCGTTGA
- the fecC gene encoding iron-dicitrate ABC transporter permease FecC, producing the protein MSGRPLIAWGGPLALLAGIFWLSLFSWSPVPIGSWQAISALLPGKVSVLSQALVLNLRLPRSLVAILLGASLAVAGCLLQTLTRNPLASPSLLGINAGASLAMVVTSAFDPSWVAGYSIALLAAMGGGLSWGVVMLLGRGWDTAGDRSRLILGGVAVSALCAALTRATLLLAEDHAWGIFHWLAGGIAHVRWREFWQLLPFSILLLPLAWLFASRLNLLQLSDDSARTLGIRLGQLRLLVNLVVVLLVGSCVSVAGPVAFLGLLVPHMARAWIGNDLRLMLPIGMLFGAVLMLLADLLARAVAFPAELPAGAMLALIGAPCFIWLVRRRT; encoded by the coding sequence ATGTCTGGCAGACCGCTTATCGCCTGGGGGGGGCCGCTTGCCCTGTTGGCTGGGATCTTCTGGCTGTCACTGTTCAGTTGGTCGCCAGTGCCGATCGGTTCCTGGCAAGCTATCTCCGCGCTACTGCCGGGCAAGGTTAGCGTTTTGTCGCAGGCGCTGGTACTTAATTTGCGTCTGCCGCGCAGCCTGGTGGCGATACTGCTGGGTGCCAGCCTGGCAGTAGCGGGTTGCCTGCTGCAAACGCTGACGCGTAACCCGTTAGCTTCCCCGTCACTGCTGGGCATCAACGCTGGTGCATCACTGGCGATGGTTGTCACCAGCGCCTTCGATCCGTCATGGGTAGCGGGATACAGCATCGCACTGCTGGCGGCGATGGGCGGCGGCCTAAGCTGGGGTGTGGTGATGCTGCTGGGCAGGGGATGGGATACCGCTGGCGATCGCAGCCGCCTTATCCTCGGCGGGGTGGCAGTGTCTGCCTTATGCGCGGCGCTGACGCGTGCCACCTTGCTGTTGGCGGAAGACCACGCCTGGGGCATATTTCACTGGCTGGCAGGAGGGATCGCCCATGTGCGCTGGCGTGAGTTCTGGCAGTTGCTACCCTTCAGCATCCTGCTGCTACCGCTGGCCTGGTTGTTCGCCAGCCGTCTGAACCTGCTACAGCTAAGCGATGACAGCGCTCGTACCCTCGGCATTCGCCTGGGGCAGCTACGCCTGCTGGTCAACCTGGTGGTGGTTCTGCTGGTGGGAAGCTGCGTGAGCGTTGCTGGGCCGGTGGCTTTTCTTGGCCTGCTGGTGCCGCATATGGCACGCGCCTGGATCGGCAACGATCTGCGCCTCATGCTACCTATCGGTATGCTGTTTGGCGCAGTGCTGATGCTACTGGCAGACCTACTGGCGCGCGCGGTTGCTTTTCCTGCGGAACTCCCCGCCGGCGCGATGCTGGCGCTGATCGGAGCACCTTGTTTTATCTGGCTGGTCAGGAGGCGTACGTGA
- a CDS encoding Fe(3+) dicitrate ABC transporter substrate-binding protein FecB translates to MFTRFICVLLSVLLPGFSIAQAISVQDSNGDFTLERPPGRVVVLELSFVDALAAAGVSPIGVADDNDPKRILPAVRDHLKPWQSVGTRAQPALETIAALKPDLIIADSARHAGIYRQLSSIAPTLMLKSRNETYEQDLQSAAVIGKVLGKNTEMQQRLALHRQRIQQFASQLPKGLKVVFGTSREQQFNLHSRGSYTGSVLTALGMAVSAPINQAALSSISLEQLLAINPDWLIVAHYRPQSIVRDWQQDPLWQMLTAAQNNQVAVVDSNSWARMRGIFAAEHIASDLVAILHHRPVPPAQ, encoded by the coding sequence ATGTTCACACGTTTTATCTGCGTCCTGCTCAGCGTTCTGCTGCCGGGGTTTTCCATCGCACAGGCGATATCGGTTCAGGACAGTAACGGGGATTTTACTCTCGAACGTCCCCCTGGCCGCGTAGTAGTTCTGGAACTCTCCTTTGTTGATGCGTTGGCGGCGGCCGGGGTCAGCCCGATAGGTGTAGCGGACGATAACGACCCGAAACGTATTCTGCCCGCGGTGCGCGACCATCTAAAGCCGTGGCAGTCTGTTGGTACCCGCGCTCAGCCCGCTCTGGAAACCATCGCGGCGTTGAAACCGGATCTGATTATTGCCGATAGCGCCCGACACGCAGGTATTTATCGTCAACTGTCCAGCATTGCCCCTACTTTGATGCTGAAATCACGGAATGAAACCTACGAACAGGATCTGCAATCGGCAGCGGTCATTGGAAAGGTTCTGGGTAAAAACACTGAAATGCAACAGCGCCTGGCGCTGCACCGTCAGCGGATACAACAGTTTGCCAGCCAACTGCCTAAAGGGCTGAAGGTGGTGTTTGGCACCTCGCGCGAACAGCAGTTCAACTTACACAGCCGTGGATCCTATACCGGCAGTGTACTGACGGCGCTGGGCATGGCGGTTTCTGCGCCGATCAATCAGGCGGCGCTCTCCAGTATCAGTCTTGAGCAGTTGCTGGCGATCAACCCAGACTGGCTGATCGTGGCTCACTACCGACCACAGAGTATCGTTCGCGACTGGCAGCAAGATCCGCTGTGGCAGATGCTGACGGCGGCGCAGAACAATCAGGTCGCTGTGGTTGATAGCAATAGTTGGGCACGGATGCGCGGGATATTTGCCGCCGAGCACATTGCCTCAGACCTGGTGGCTATCCTTCATCACCGGCCGGTGCCCCCGGCACAATGA
- the fecA gene encoding TonB-dependent Fe(3+) dicitrate receptor FecA: MSDSCTRLQRVFSKTTPLALAIHCTFAPLALLAPAMAVAVTQDRALNYRIAPGDLESALNQFATTSGIALSLDASVVHGKTSPGLNGNYSVERGLNALLDGSGMQAKRLGNHAFTLEVLPAVAASDTLTVVGDWLADAQENDVFEHAGARDVLRREDFVKTGASSVREALNRIPGVNAPENNGTGSHDMAMNFGIRGLNPRLASRSTVLMDGIPVPYAPYGQPQLSFAPASLGNMDAVDVVRGGGAVRYGPQSVGGVVNFVTRAIPKDFAIEAAMQGLLSPTSSQNHPKGSGNLLIGGTANNGLGAALLYSGTRGSDWREHSATKIDDVILKTRYAPNDVHTFSSLLQYYEGRAQMPGGLSRANYNADRFQSTRPYDEFWGRRKLASLGYQFQPDSQHKFNILTFYTNTLRSGYLDQGKNLTLSPREYWVRGVEPHYSQSFTLGETAHEVGVGYRYVSESSHELRYTSLASSGKLPTSNSPYDRDTQSGTQAHAWYIDDRIDVGNWTLTPGMRYERIQSYQNNFIKGKRQEIGYSAPLPAFNLLYHLNDAWNLYVNTEGSFGTVQYSQIGKAVGSGSVEPEKARTWELGTRFDNQVLQAEAGLFLINFSNQYDANQVTDSVTARGKTRHTGLETKLRYDLGDLSPSLENFSVTTSYAYVNAVIREQGGYHGNQVPFSPKHKGTMGMDYRTGSWTLNLNGEYQSAQFANNANTVEESADGRTGRIPGFMLWGARANYDFGPQYANLNLAIGVKNIFDHEYFTRAYDDNNKGIYVGQPRSVYLQGSLKF; the protein is encoded by the coding sequence ATGTCTGATTCTTGCACGCGTCTTCAGCGCGTTTTTAGCAAAACAACACCTTTAGCTTTGGCTATTCACTGTACCTTTGCTCCGCTAGCCCTCTTAGCCCCCGCAATGGCGGTAGCGGTGACCCAGGATAGGGCGTTAAATTACCGTATCGCCCCTGGTGATCTGGAGAGTGCGCTCAACCAATTTGCCACCACCTCCGGCATCGCCCTGTCGCTAGATGCGTCAGTGGTCCATGGCAAAACCAGTCCGGGGTTGAACGGTAACTACTCCGTTGAACGGGGCTTGAACGCTCTGCTCGACGGCAGTGGAATGCAGGCAAAACGCCTAGGAAACCATGCGTTTACTCTTGAGGTGTTACCGGCGGTCGCCGCCTCTGACACCCTTACAGTAGTGGGTGACTGGCTGGCCGATGCCCAGGAAAATGATGTTTTCGAACATGCCGGAGCGCGCGATGTACTGCGCCGTGAAGATTTTGTCAAAACCGGGGCCAGCAGCGTTCGTGAAGCACTGAACCGTATTCCCGGTGTGAATGCTCCGGAAAATAACGGCACCGGCAGCCATGATATGGCGATGAATTTTGGTATTCGTGGCCTTAATCCCCGTCTTGCCAGCCGATCTACCGTGCTGATGGACGGCATTCCGGTACCTTATGCGCCTTACGGCCAGCCACAGCTATCCTTTGCCCCGGCTTCATTGGGTAATATGGACGCGGTAGACGTGGTGCGCGGCGGCGGCGCAGTTCGCTATGGGCCACAAAGCGTAGGCGGCGTGGTCAATTTTGTTACCCGCGCGATCCCGAAAGATTTTGCTATTGAAGCCGCAATGCAAGGCTTGCTGTCGCCCACCTCTAGCCAGAATCACCCTAAGGGGAGTGGCAACCTGCTGATTGGCGGCACCGCCAACAATGGTCTTGGGGCGGCGCTGCTTTACTCCGGTACTCGTGGCAGCGACTGGCGCGAGCACAGCGCGACAAAAATCGACGATGTGATACTGAAAACCCGCTACGCCCCGAACGATGTTCACACCTTCAGTAGTTTGCTGCAATATTATGAAGGCCGTGCGCAGATGCCCGGTGGCCTGTCGCGGGCGAATTACAATGCCGATCGTTTCCAGTCAACCCGTCCTTATGATGAGTTCTGGGGCCGTCGTAAACTGGCCAGTCTTGGCTATCAGTTCCAGCCTGATAGCCAGCACAAGTTCAATATTTTGACCTTCTACACCAATACCTTGCGTAGCGGCTACTTGGATCAGGGCAAAAACCTGACTCTCTCACCGCGTGAATATTGGGTGCGTGGCGTCGAACCACATTACAGCCAGAGTTTCACTCTAGGGGAAACCGCTCATGAGGTCGGTGTGGGTTACCGGTATGTCAGTGAATCTTCTCACGAGTTGCGTTACACCAGCCTGGCCAGCAGCGGAAAACTGCCCACCAGCAACAGCCCGTATGATCGTGACACCCAGTCCGGCACCCAGGCCCACGCTTGGTACATTGACGACCGTATTGACGTGGGTAACTGGACACTGACGCCAGGTATGCGCTACGAGCGTATCCAGTCTTATCAGAACAACTTTATCAAGGGTAAAAGGCAGGAGATTGGCTATAGTGCGCCGCTGCCCGCGTTTAACCTGCTCTACCATCTGAATGACGCTTGGAACCTGTATGTCAATACCGAAGGTTCATTCGGCACCGTGCAGTACAGCCAGATAGGTAAAGCGGTTGGTAGCGGCAGTGTAGAGCCGGAAAAAGCGCGTACCTGGGAGCTGGGTACCCGTTTTGATAATCAGGTGTTGCAGGCCGAAGCCGGACTATTTTTGATCAACTTCAGCAATCAGTATGACGCCAATCAGGTTACTGACAGCGTGACAGCACGCGGAAAAACCCGCCATACCGGGCTGGAAACCAAGCTGCGTTATGACTTGGGCGACCTTTCACCCTCACTTGAGAACTTCTCAGTTACCACCAGTTATGCTTACGTCAATGCAGTCATCCGTGAACAGGGTGGCTACCATGGCAACCAGGTGCCTTTTTCACCCAAACATAAAGGTACGATGGGCATGGATTATCGCACCGGTAGTTGGACTCTTAACCTCAACGGTGAATACCAGTCCGCGCAGTTTGCTAACAACGCCAACACCGTTGAGGAAAGCGCCGATGGTAGAACAGGTCGCATCCCAGGTTTTATGCTTTGGGGGGCGCGCGCCAACTACGATTTCGGCCCACAGTATGCCAACCTCAATCTGGCCATCGGCGTGAAAAACATCTTTGACCATGAGTACTTCACCCGAGCCTATGACGATAACAATAAGGGGATCTATGTCGGTCAGCCGCGCTCGGTTTACCTGCAAGGTTCACTGAAGTTCTGA
- the fecI gene encoding ferric citrate uptake sigma factor FecI, translating into MSISATQAPVDSFSTLYQSHHRWLRSWLQHKLGSASDAEDLVQDTFMRVLLGGSAPEIREPKSFLCTLARRVMVDFYRRNMLEQRGKETLEYLPEQQIPSPELQHVMLETLQQIDVMLDGLGDKVQCAFLLSQLEGLTYAQVAVQLRVSVSSVKKYMAKATEHCLLFRLRQESGSWPTG; encoded by the coding sequence ATGTCAATCAGCGCGACGCAGGCCCCTGTAGACAGTTTTTCCACGCTTTATCAGTCGCATCATCGCTGGTTGAGGTCTTGGCTACAGCATAAGTTAGGTTCGGCCTCCGACGCGGAGGATCTGGTACAGGATACCTTTATGCGCGTGCTGCTTGGCGGCAGTGCACCGGAGATCCGTGAACCAAAATCGTTTCTCTGCACGCTTGCCCGGCGGGTGATGGTGGACTTCTATCGTCGCAACATGCTGGAACAGAGAGGAAAGGAAACACTGGAATATCTGCCGGAACAGCAGATACCATCACCGGAACTACAGCATGTCATGCTGGAAACCCTACAGCAGATTGACGTCATGCTTGATGGGTTAGGTGACAAAGTTCAGTGTGCCTTTCTGCTATCCCAACTGGAGGGGCTGACCTATGCGCAGGTTGCCGTGCAGCTAAGGGTATCGGTCAGCTCAGTGAAGAAGTATATGGCGAAAGCCACTGAACACTGTCTGCTGTTCCGTCTGCGGCAAGAATCAGGATCATGGCCAACAGGATGA
- the eno gene encoding phosphopyruvate hydratase, which yields MSKIVKVIGREIIDSRGNPTVEAEVHLEGGFVGLAAAPSGASTGSREALELRDGDKARFLGKGVLQAVAAVNGPIAQAVRGKDAKDQANIDRIMIELDGTENKSQFGANAILAVSLAVAKAAAASKGMALYEHIAELNGTPGKFSMPLPMMNIINGGEHADNNVDIQEFMIQPVGAKTLKEAVRIGSEVFHHLAKVLKAKGMNTAVGDEGGYAPNLGSNAEALAVIAEAVKAAGYELGKDVTLAMDCAASEFYKDGKYVLAGEGNKAFTSEEFTHFLEDLTKQYPIVSIEDGLDESDWDGFAYQTKVLGDKIQLVGDDLFVTNTKILKEGIEKGIANSILIKFNQIGSLTETLAAIKMAKEAGYTAVISHRSGETEDATIADLAVGTAAGQIKTGSMSRSDRVAKYNQLIRIEEALGDRAPFNGLKEVKGQ from the coding sequence ATGTCCAAAATTGTTAAAGTCATCGGTCGTGAAATCATCGACTCCCGTGGTAACCCGACTGTTGAAGCCGAAGTGCATCTGGAAGGCGGCTTCGTCGGTCTGGCTGCGGCACCCTCAGGGGCTTCTACTGGTTCCCGTGAAGCCTTGGAACTGCGCGACGGTGACAAAGCTCGTTTCTTGGGTAAAGGCGTATTGCAAGCCGTTGCCGCAGTAAACGGCCCGATCGCTCAGGCTGTACGGGGTAAAGATGCCAAAGATCAGGCGAACATTGACAGGATCATGATCGAGCTGGACGGCACCGAGAACAAATCCCAATTTGGTGCTAACGCCATTCTGGCGGTTTCCCTGGCTGTGGCGAAGGCTGCCGCTGCCTCCAAAGGCATGGCGCTGTACGAACATATCGCCGAGCTAAACGGCACCCCAGGCAAATTCTCCATGCCACTGCCGATGATGAACATCATCAACGGCGGCGAGCATGCGGACAACAACGTCGATATTCAGGAATTCATGATCCAGCCAGTTGGCGCGAAAACCCTGAAAGAAGCGGTGCGCATCGGCTCTGAAGTGTTCCATCACCTAGCGAAAGTACTGAAAGCCAAAGGCATGAACACTGCAGTGGGCGATGAAGGCGGTTACGCGCCAAATCTCGGTTCCAACGCTGAAGCACTGGCAGTTATCGCTGAAGCGGTAAAAGCGGCGGGTTACGAGCTAGGCAAAGATGTGACCTTGGCGATGGACTGTGCGGCTTCCGAGTTTTACAAAGACGGTAAATACGTGCTGGCTGGTGAAGGCAACAAAGCTTTCACTTCTGAAGAGTTCACCCACTTCCTAGAAGACTTGACCAAACAGTACCCCATCGTGTCGATCGAGGATGGCCTGGATGAATCTGATTGGGATGGTTTTGCCTATCAGACCAAAGTGCTGGGCGACAAAATCCAGTTGGTGGGTGACGACCTGTTTGTGACCAACACCAAGATCCTGAAAGAAGGTATCGAAAAAGGTATCGCTAACTCTATTCTGATCAAATTCAACCAAATCGGTTCTCTGACCGAAACTTTGGCCGCTATCAAGATGGCAAAAGAGGCTGGCTATACTGCGGTGATCTCTCACCGTTCAGGTGAGACCGAAGATGCCACCATCGCCGACCTGGCGGTAGGTACTGCGGCGGGCCAGATCAAAACCGGCTCCATGAGTCGTTCTGATCGCGTTGCCAAATATAATCAGTTGATTCGTATAGAAGAAGCGCTGGGTGACCGCGCGCCGTTCAACGGCCTGAAAGAAGTCAAAGGTCAGTGA